A region of the candidate division WOR-3 bacterium genome:
AAGCATTTTTAAAGCCTTTCTTTTGCCTTTTGTGCCCATTTTGAATCAGGAGCAATTTCTATTACTCTTCTAAAGCTCTCTTTTGCTTTTTCATATTCCTTTTTCTTTTCATAAGCTATTCCTAAATGGTAAAGGGCTTCAATAAGATTTGGTCCTCTATCAAGGGCTTTTTTGAAAAAAGAAATAGCATCATCATACATTTCTCTGTCAAGGTATATTAAACCTAAATAATAAAGAGCATAAAGTGTCGCTGAAGGATTGTTATCAATTCTTATAACTTTTGCTAAGTGTTCTATTGCTTCACCGTAAATTCCCTTTTTATAACATATAAACCCAATATCTTTCATTGCCAGAGTGTTTCTTGGTTCAAGCTGGAGGACTTTTAGATAAAGAGGAAAGGCATCATCATATCTTCCTGCCTGAACATAAGCCCATCCTAAAAGATTCAAAACCTTTGTGTTATCCGGTGCTTTTTCTTTAACTTCTTCAAGTATCTTAATAGCATTTTCATAGTTTCCTTTTGCTATCTCATTCCATCCTTTTTCTATAAAAGTTGTTATATCAACTTCTGTAATCTGAAGTCTCTGAACAAATTTATATGGATCAATAGTTCCTGCAGCAGATTTAAGTTTTAGAGTTTCTCTTTTTATTTCTTCAAGAAGTTCTAAGAGAAGATCAATTTCATCTTTTACTTCTATATAAAGTTCTTTTAATTCTTCCCTAACTTCATCAAAAGTTGCTCCTTTTTTAATCTTATTTTTTATATCTTCAAATTTTTCAAACAGAGAAGAATAATGTTTACTCTTCACAATCTAACATAATACAAAAAGCAAGGGCATATTTTCCATCATGTGTAATTGATAGGGAAAATTTTTTATTTTTGAATTTTTCCTTAGTCTTTCCGTGAAGTTTAACTTCAGGTTCAAAGCCAGGTTCTCTTATTATTTCTATGTTTTTAAAATAAACACCTTTTCCAAAACCCGTTCCCAATGCTTTCATTACTGCTTCTTTTGCTGCAAAACGACCTGCAAGGTGTGGAAAAGGATTTTTTCTTTTAAGGGCATATTCTATTTCTCTTTCTGTGAAAATTTTTTTTAGAAATCTTTCTCCAAACCTTTCATAGGCTTTTATAATTCTTTCAATTTCTATTAAATCTACACCTATTTTTATATTATTCAATTTCATTTAATTTTTTAACTATATCAAGAAGTTCAAGTGGGTCTTCAATTTCATAGTGGGCACCTGAGTTTTTTGTTCCAAAGGTATCACCATATTTTGCAAAAACCGTTATCATTCCCACTTCCTTTGCTCCATATATATCTCTTTCAGCCCAATCTCCTACCATTATGCTTTCATTGGGTTTAACATTAAGTTTTTTTAAAACTGCAAGAAAAGGTTCTGGTTTTGGTTTCCTTATTCCTGTATCATCCCAGGTTACAACAGCGTTAAAAATCGTATGAAGTCCAACTTCTGCAAGTCTTGTCCAGGCTTGGAGTCTCGGAGCATCAGAAATTACACCCAGTTTTAATCCCATTCTTAAAAGTTCAGTTAATACAAATCTTATGTGGGGATAAAGTATCATATTTGCTGTTTTTGCTTTCCTGTAAGCAACGATTCCTGCTGCAAGTATTTTATAATCAACGTATCCGAGTTCAATTTCTAAG
Encoded here:
- a CDS encoding TIGR02253 family HAD-type hydrolase, with translation MIKACIFDLDNTLLDFMRMKRESVEMAVEAMIDAGLKVKKEAAIEKIFKLYAETHIEDQKIFDRFLEIELGYVDYKILAAGIVAYRKAKTANMILYPHIRFVLTELLRMGLKLGVISDAPRLQAWTRLAEVGLHTIFNAVVTWDDTGIRKPKPEPFLAVLKKLNVKPNESIMVGDWAERDIYGAKEVGMITVFAKYGDTFGTKNSGAHYEIEDPLELLDIVKKLNEIE
- a CDS encoding tetratricopeptide repeat protein, coding for MKSKHYSSLFEKFEDIKNKIKKGATFDEVREELKELYIEVKDEIDLLLELLEEIKRETLKLKSAAGTIDPYKFVQRLQITEVDITTFIEKGWNEIAKGNYENAIKILEEVKEKAPDNTKVLNLLGWAYVQAGRYDDAFPLYLKVLQLEPRNTLAMKDIGFICYKKGIYGEAIEHLAKVIRIDNNPSATLYALYYLGLIYLDREMYDDAISFFKKALDRGPNLIEALYHLGIAYEKKKEYEKAKESFRRVIEIAPDSKWAQKAKERL
- the acpS gene encoding holo-ACP synthase, with the translated sequence MNNIKIGVDLIEIERIIKAYERFGERFLKKIFTEREIEYALKRKNPFPHLAGRFAAKEAVMKALGTGFGKGVYFKNIEIIREPGFEPEVKLHGKTKEKFKNKKFSLSITHDGKYALAFCIMLDCEE